Within the Fusarium keratoplasticum isolate Fu6.1 chromosome 1, whole genome shotgun sequence genome, the region CCTGCGGCCAGAGGACACCAGAGCTCAGTTCTTCAAGGGCGTGTATGCCGCTCTCGCACCAGGTGGCACCTTTGTATTCGAGATGGGCGGTCTTGGAAACGTCTCTGAGATGCGGACAGCGGCCCTTGGCGCCGTGGCTCGCCGCGTCGGAATGAAAGCTGCGCTGGCCGCCGACCCTTGGTTCTTCCCAGACGAAGCCTGGGCGACAAAGTTCTTGGAGGAGGCAGGCTTTGTGGTTGAGCGGGCCGAGCGTGAGTGGCGGCCTACACCCGCTGATAAGGGTGGTGTAGAGGGTTGGATACGTCTGATGGCAAGCAAACTGCTAGATGCTGTTCCAGGGGAAGTGGAGAGAGAAGCAGCGATACAGGAGTGCATAGAGGTACTGCGGGAAGTTTGCCGGAACcccggaggaggagagatgatTTCCTATGTTAGACTGAGGGCTATGGCTAGGAAGCCAGAATGAGATGATCCCAACATGGAACTCACCGGAATTGTAGGAAAAAGGGCTCACTTCTGCACATGACAGAAAATATCTGAACGGATGGTAATACGGAACAGGCTCCCGGCCACGTTACCTGGCGATATCCGCTTCGACTCGACTAGAATTGAAGTGAATGAGCTCATGGAAGAAGTTCGTTGTATGCAATGGTGATTAGTCATCGCCTAGAGAAACCGGGAAATTTCTAGGCTGATTCCGTCAGCCTCCACGACCTCTCTCCAACACTGAACGTATGCTCAACTGCCTTGAGGGGCAAACGTCTCAAGGCACCTGTCACTTGACGTGGCcagatcatcatcactggCGCAGAAATGAGTCGATAATCATCGTCAACTGATGCCCACACTCGCTAGTTAATCGACATCACCGTCGCTTTTAGCATACACCCGTTGACCCATCTGTCCGTCGTGATATTTGCACTTCTCACCTCAGAGCTCGCTGCGGAGACTGGCAGCTACAACCTCAATAACGATGGCCGAACACGATGCGTTGGTACTTTCGTACGTTCACTTGAACAACTTCCCGAGAGCAAGCGATGCCCTGCATACTTTGAAAAAGGTGGCCTCTTTGGTCAAACCCCTCATGAGAGCGCGCAACTGGAAGGTCCGGGAACTGGCCGAATTCTATCCCGAGCAGGGAAACCTCTTAGGTTCGTGTGCATGGCGCCCGTAGAACTGCAACCCGTATTGAACATGGATATAGGTCTCAATGTAAACCGAGGTATGAAGATATGCCTGCGCTTGCGGCATGCTGGCGACCGGAACCAGTTCATGTCCATCGAGAGCGTCGTCGATACTATGCTTCATGAGCTATCACACATCGTGCACGATGCCCACGATTCAAAATTCCACGCTCTCTGGGACCAACTCCGTGACGAACACCAGGGTCTGGTTCTCAAGGGATATACTGGCGAAGGGTTCCTGTCAGAGGGACACCGGCTGGGAGGTTCTAGGATGCCCCAACGCGAAGCTCGTCGACTGGCCCGAGAAGCTGCCGAGAAGCGTCGAGCTAGACCTGGTGGCACTGGCTCTGGAAAACGTCTGGGAGGAGCTGGTCCTCGGCCGGGCGAGAATATTCGCAGCGTCATTGCAGATGCAGCTGAGCGACGAAACAGGACGCTCCGTGGTTGCGCAACGGATAACCTCGACGAGTCTCAGATCCGGAACATTGCTGATGCCGCTACAAGGAACGGCTTCCGAACACaggccgaagaggatgaggccaATGATGCAGCTATCGCGCAGGCTCTCTGGGAGTTGGTGCAGGAGGATGAACAGGCCAAGTATGGAAGCAGTTATATACCCCCAACCGCGAACAATCCAACTGGCAATGGCGGTGGTGCAGTGATGAGGGACCAAGGGGGACCTAGTAGTTCGGGGTCCAGACGATCTTTGGGCAACACGGCTGATAGAGAGGGACATGGTTCCAATGCTGCAGCGAGAGAACCTCGAGGATGGACATGCGACACTTGCACACTACACAATCCCGCCACCTTTCTTTGTTGTGATGCTTGCGGGATGGAGCGGCCCGCAAAGGCAACGCAGGCCATAGACAATCGCCGATCCAGGTCGCCAAAACCTGGAAGAAGACCGGTTGTTGTCGACTTGACTCAGAGCCCGCCGCGAGATCGACAGCAGAGCACTACCGCCTCACAGACAACAAGACCGGTGGCGAAAGCTTCCTCCGTCCCTCAGACATGGCAGTGTAGCTTTTGCGGgacggagatggagaggcAATGGTGGACCTGTTCAACCTGTGGAAAGATGAAGGATAGTTCGGGATAGGCTGACGATTACATCGTCGGCGGTTAGTAGAAGATGGATAACGTGAATTGAAGAATTGATACCCCTTGAACCCTGCTCCTGGCTCTGGTCGTCGGTCAGCGATGACTTCATCGTGGCAGATTGAGTGAGCATCGAGCCCACCGCGGCTGCTTGGCCTGGCCTGCAAGGCTCTGCTGGCCTCTGCCGGTATGGGCTCACGACAGCCAGGCATTTCAGGGCAAAGCCAGGGCGCAGGGGTCGAACATCAGATCGTGGCCCTGAGATTCCCGGGAAGATGACGTTGGGAGCTTTGCAGCTTTAGGGAAAGCGTCGATCGAAACTGGAGATGATCTGCGGCGCGGGCTCGGACGCCATCGGAGCTTTATGGCGATTGGACCTTAGCAGACGAGGCAGGAGAACCGGTGGTTTGGGGAAGATGAACTTGGGTTAAACGAGAAGAACGGGACGCCTACGCTTGAAGCGGCTGTCCAGATACAATCGCCCTGCGAGAGCCCCATGAATCCTTGAATACAACCTTTTCGCTCATGGTGGTTCGAGATGTTGACCCACCGCACCCACCGAGGACTTTGCCCTGTTCGCACAGTCTCAGATAAGCAACATGATTGTATCCAGCATAGGCATGTATCAGGGCATGGGCAGCCAAGGTAGAATGGGGCCTGAAGCCCTCTCGCTTTTGTCAGGAGAACGTGGATGGCATTGGTCTAGCCGATGGGTTCTAGACGGCCATGGACCCAAGGTCAGACCACAATAGACCTCAACAACCCTCGTCTACCGCCCTTAAAAAACCCATTCAGAGGGCCACAAATGGACAGAGACATGTTGGCGCAAGCCGCGAACTAGGATGAGCACGTTCGGAGCGTATTTTGGTAAAACAGACGCTTGGCCGCGTGCTTGGCGTTTGGGAAGCCATCTCTTGCTTCTGCAACTGAGGGGATTCAGTGACGAGGATCCCGATTCATGAGCACGCTCCTGAGCCGACGGCTGCATGCAAACAAGGCCAGGGACTTGCCGGCCGACGATCTTGCCACTGGAAACGCACGGAAACCCTCGACCCTTAAAGCTGCCAGTCCCGGTCGAGGTTAAGAACTGCTGGCCGGAGCCGAATCGGGGTGCGAGTGGATTTGATCAGCTCTGCATGCCTTGGTGCGAGAAGCCTCTTGCTGTTGTTTTGCTTTTTGTCCCCGTCCCCTTTCTCTCGCTCAGTCGTCGTTGGATCCTTCGCGCGGTGCCTGAAAGAGGGCCGTCTCATTCGTCGGTTCCCGCGATCTCCTGTGTCGTGCATTTTCTGGAGTGGGGTGCCGCGACAGATGGACAGGGCCGGCATGCGGGTGTGACTGTGACTGCAACCCAGGTAGCGAAGCGGTCGTGTGTTTGTGTGGGAGCGTGCGGGAGAGGGCATCAGCAGTGGGAGGTGTAGGAGCCATTGGCTCtggcttggtgttgaagagatgCCCAATTGCCGCTGCAAAGACAGCAAGCAGCATTCACGGTTGGGTATCCGTACCTTCAAGCTACTGTACTTGTTAGTGTCGACGTCTAGCCGGTGGAGGATAGACGCAGAATTCGTCCGGTGTCAGGCGGCTTAGCCATGTAGACAGTGTCTGTGCCAAGTAAGCGCTGCTGGCAAGTGGGTGTGCTTCACATGCTCCCTTCCAACGGGCGGATTTGGAAaatccatgatgatgaccagGATCATGTTTGAATTTGAAATGCGGCCGATGGtcggtcgagatggatggagtgTTGGAGGAGCGGAagggaggtggaggtggagatggagagagggAGAAACGCCAAAGCTTGGCTGGATGGGGGCCCTCTTTCGCCACTGGCGCTGTCGGGGTGTGGGCGGGTTCCATGGAGTGTTTTAGTGAACGCCCAACACCACAGCTCATGCTGTGCTACGCAGTAGCTCATGTTGTAGCTCCAGCTAGCAATTAAGCCTGGGCTTCCAGTGTGAGATCGAGTCGACTCAACTTCAAGCTCTAATTAACTGGATGGTCGGCAGCAGCCACGAGGAAATCGCCGAAGAGTCGAGTGACAGCTACCGTCGATCAGATCAGAGGGACGGGGATTAACCTGCCCTTTCTAGCCGACGTGCAGGGTTGCAGTCTAGGCTGGTGACTTCTGGGAACCGTCAGGCCGGCATCAACtttgtggtgttgttggtgttgccagGATCGAGGATATCCAACCACATGGGACGGATCCGCGCAAACCTTTCCACTGCGTGACACCCTGCTCATTTGTGGACTGGTAGAGTGGCAGTAGGTTCAGATAGTGCTAACCGCCCTGTCCCGGTACCTGACTTGGCGACCTTGGGCACACACTGGACTGGACAGCTCTGATAGaagctccatctcgccctcgcccttgaccttgggaaGAATGGAGCG harbors:
- a CDS encoding Methyltransf-25 domain-containing protein — its product is MAQEKDMWSSKAYQNSASFVPKLATKVIGWLDLQKDDVLLDIGCGDGILNVEFAKILAQGSGSMHGVDSSPSMIEAARELCKDAKNSTFETIDATQLVSKPELQQGTFTKAFSNAAMHWILRPEDTRAQFFKGVYAALAPGGTFVFEMGGLGNVSEMRTAALGAVARRVGMKAALAADPWFFPDEAWATKFLEEAGFVVERAEREWRPTPADKGGVEGWIRLMASKLLDAVPGEVEREAAIQECIEVLREVCRNPGGGEMISYVRLRAMARKPE